The following are encoded in a window of Alosa sapidissima isolate fAloSap1 chromosome 10, fAloSap1.pri, whole genome shotgun sequence genomic DNA:
- the ttk gene encoding dual specificity protein kinase Ttk isoform X1, translated as MEEEEHTDRKLQIAMLCQRLQKIKRNINDDDTDNINKIIGSNSPASCLTYLANLEKKGDPHTDHVLLHKLMDCYTQVFSNMPLGKYCQNQSYARMLVRFAELKAIQDVSEAQDNFNVAISHCQDFAFVHIAYAQFELTQGNVKKSMWILQRAFELDAKPTELLQAAVQNLKSGRGQLISHEDRENIASSTVGNGQESLRAVSDLYKDNMQSDEHGESPLASIISSGTDQRNSSVDNQIPFWRSSAQRKKLTGFMPGRVPMVPLSIPEDDSNDMGHINKSEVPHPSGNLSRQTSSSRVNPMLSFSQSKKNSWDGELNLKPPMISPEARPWEDVGPVDSTTTLLHRPEKKEIAQIEDTTESINRVIDSNSPESCWTYLSGLERAGDPRSDSALLARLLDCYSRVFAKLPLSKHSKNESYARLLVRFAELKGIEDPDDAQDNFIIARSNSRGFAFVHVAHAQFELSQGNMRKSTLILQKALGLKAKPIEMLEMAMKNLKAGNTVLLSAEDKENIAEPPAPSLLASQKDGHDKKEESLPQLPSSQAPQKPLMKEPSSEWRVPARINKYVSPEEKKYPTEPMRTPRLLDSLPMPPAQIPSRLNPAISCQTPNCKDLPPNSFVTPVMKQRPLVVPPTIQSVSQSQARLPETPQNQVSHVQQTPQGTVFSNESITIKGQQFFILKMIGRGGSSKVYQVLDKKKQLYAIKFVNLEEADAQTVESYKNEIEHLNHLQQYSDQIIKLYDYEITNNYIYMLMECGNLDLNTWLRKRKVIDPLERKFYWRNMLEAVQTIHKHGIVHSDLKPANFVIVNASLKLIDFGIANHIQPDMTSIVKDSQVGTLNYMPPEAIRDTSSKPGKQGTSKISPKGDVWSLGCILYCMTYGKTPFQSITNQFTKLHAIIDPNHEIDFPDIAEKDLLNVLKRCLVRSPKERISIAQLLEHSYLQLRPQQAPEPEKPCSDDLKRILNELAALQSPNSIARAASNLAKMCNSGKKLDVAECVKTSSQPSWKI; from the exons atggaggaggaggagcacacagacagaaagctGCAGATTGCCATGTTGTGCCAAAGGCTGCAAAAAATCAAAAGGAACATCAATGATG ATGACACAGACAATATCAACAAAATCATAGGTTCAAACTCTCCAGCCTCGTGCCTTACCTACCTAGCAAACCTAGAGAAGAAGGGAGACCCGCACACTGATCATGTTCTTCTTCACAAACTGATGGATTGTTACACTCAAGTGTTCTCCAACATGCCACTTGGAAAATACTGCCAAAACCAGAGTTATGCACGGATGCTTGTCAGATTTGCAGAGCTGAAGGC AATTCAAGATGTCAGTGAGGCTCAGGATAACTTCAATGTTGCAATATCCCATTGCCAGGATTTTGCATTTGTCCACATTGCGTATGCTCAGTTTGAACTGACTCAAG GCAATGTAAAGAAAAGCATGTGGATTCTTCAGAGAGCTTTTGAACTAGATGCCAAACCAACAGAACTTCTGCAAGCTGCAGTTCAGAACCTAAAATCTGGCAGAGGTCAACTGATTTCCCACGAGGACAGGGAAAATATTGCAT catCAACAGTTGGAAATGGGCAGGAATCTTTAAGAGCTGTCTCGGACTTATACAAAGACAATATGCAGTCAGATGAACATGGAGAATCACCACTTGCAAGCATTATTTCCTCAGG GACTGACCAGAGAAACAGCTCTGTTGACAACCAGATACCCTTTTGGAGGTCTAGTGCACAACGCAAGAAGTTAACTGGCTTTATG CCTGGAAGAGTTCCCATggttcctctctctatcccagaGGATGATAGTAATGATATGGGACACATAAATAAGAGTGAGGTGCCTCATCCCAGTGGAAATTTATCCAG GCAAACGTCTAGTTCTCGGGTAAACCCTATGTTGTCATTCTCACAAAGCAAGAAGAACAGCTGGGATGGAGAACTCAACCTGAAG CCTCCAATGATTAGCCCAGAGGCTCGTCCGTGGGAGGATGTTGGTCCTGTGGACTCCACAACCACACTGTTACATCGCccagaaaagaaagagatcGCCCAAATAGAAG ATACCACTGAGAGCATCAACCGGGTCATCGACTCAAACTCGCCTGAGTCATGTTGGACGTACCTGTCAGGCCTGGAGAGGGCTGGGGACCCACGGTCCGATTCGGCCCTGCTGGCGCGGCTACTGGACTGTTACTCTAGAGTGTTTGCCAAACTTCCCCTGAGCAAGCACAGCAAAAATGAGAGCTACGCCAGGTTGCTGGTCAGATTTGCAGAGCTGAAGGG GATTGAGGACCCAGATGATGCTCAGGACAACTTCATCATTGCCAGGTCCAACAGCAGAGGCTTTGCCTTTGTCCATGTTGCACATGCTCAGTTTGAGCTCTCACAAG GCAATATGAGGAAAAGCACTTTAATACTACAGAAAGCTCTTGGGTTGAAAGCCAAACCTATTGAAATGCTGGAGATGGCGATGAAAAATTTAAAAGCTGGGAACACAGTGCTTCTCTCCGCTGAGGATAAGGAGAACATTGCAG AGCCACCAGCCCCGAGCTTGCTTGCCTCTCAGAAAGATGGACATGACAAGAAGGAAGAAAGTCTCCCACAGCTGCCGTCCAGCCAGGCACCCCAGAAGCCTCTGATGAAGGAGCCTTCCTCAGAGTGGAGGGTTCCCGCTCGAATTAACAAATACGTTTCTCCTGAG GAGAAGAAGTACCCCACAGAGCCCATGCGTACCCCAAGGCTGCTGGACTCTCTACCCATGCCCCCTGCCCAGATCCCCTCCCGACTCAACCCGGCCATCTCCTGCCAGACGCCCAACTGCAAAGACCTGCCCCCAAACAG CTTTGTGACGCCGGTCATGAAACAGAGACCGCTGGTTGTGCCTCCCACAATACAGAGCGTCAGCCAGAGCCAGGCCCGCCTTCCTGAGACCCCTCAGAACCAGGTCTCACATGTCCAGCAGACACCACAG GGAACGGTCTTCTCAAATGAGTCCATCACAATCAAAGGCCAGCAGTTCTtcattttgaaaatgattgGTCGTGGAGGATCTAGCAAG GTGTATCAAGTGTTGGATAAGAAAAAGCAGCTTTACGCCATTAAGTTTGTGAACCTGGAGGAGGCAGACGCTCAGACAGTGGAGAGCTACAAGAACGAGATTGAGCACCTCAACCACCTTCAGCAGTACAGCGACCAGATCATTAAGCTGTATGacta TGAGATCACAAACAACTACATCTATATGCTGATGGAGTGCGGGAACCTTGACCTCAACACCTGGCTGCGCAAGCGCAAGGTCATTGACCCCCTGGAGAGGAAGTTCTACTGGAGGAACATGCTGGAAGCCGTCCAGACCATCCACAAACATG GAATCGTCCACAGTGATCTGAAGCCAGCTAACTTTGTAATTGTGAATGCTTCGTTGAAACTAATTGACTTTGGCATCGCCAATCACATTCAGCCAGACATGACAAGCATCGTGAAAGACTCACAG GTAGGGACTTTGAATTACATGCCGCCAGAGGCCATTAGAGACACTTCATCCAAGCCTGGGAAGCAGGGAACTTCAAAG ATTAGTCCTAAAGGTGATGTGTGGTCACTGGGATGCATCCTGTATTGCATGACCTATGGGAAGACACCATTCCAGAGCATCACTAACCAGTTCACAAAGTTACACGCCATCATTGATCCCAACCATGAGATTGATTTCCCTGACATTGCAGAGAAGGATCTGTTGAATGTCCTTAAG AGGTGTTTGGTGCGTAGTCCAAAGGAACGGATCTCGATTGCACAGCTGTTGGAGCACTCCTACCTACAGCTTCGGCCACAGCAAGCTCCTGAACCTG AGAAGCCTTGCAGTGATGACCTGAAGAGAATCCTCAATGAGCTGGCTGCCTTACAGTCCCCTAACAGCATTGCAAGGGCTGCAAGT AACTTGGCAAAAATGTGCAACAGTGGGAAGAAATTGGATGTTGCAGAGTGTGTCAAAACATCTAGCCAGCCCTCTTGGAAAATATGA
- the dctn3 gene encoding dynactin subunit 3 isoform X1, producing MEGRNNTEDLDGRLQILEKRVYGDRGCKPNKTVKCVDSLGKVNAALANTANKRERVKILHKKSKTEDLLKYLDPQFTDYIAVPDAMKLEFILAEEDFLRTQASMLEQVHTLQPYLDSNHIKSVPELTTKLQRLSQLHIKQQDQNEELSAEVKRLFEEYNKMMFLLSKQFAQWDETLRKLEGPKPGQKVE from the exons ATGGAGGGCAGGAATAATACTGAAGATCTTGATGGACGCCTGCAAATACTCGAGAAACGTGTTTACGGTGACAGAGGATGTAAACCGAACAAGACAGTCAAG TGTGTAGATTCACTTGGCAAAGTCAATGCTGCTCTCGCAAACACGGCCAACAAGAGGGAGCGTGTCAAGATTCTTCACAAAAAAAGTAAGA CTGAAGATCTACTGAAGTATTTGGATCCTCAGTTCACTGATTACATAGCTGTACCAGATGCCATGAAGTTGGAATTCATTCTTGCAG AGGAGGATTTCTTGCGTACTCAAGCATCCATGCTTGAGCAGGTCCACACTCTGCAGCCTTATCTGGACAGCAACCACATCAAAT CTGTTCCAGAACTCACCACAAAACTACAGCGTCTTTCACAGCTCCATATTAAACAACAG GACCAGAATGAAGAACTATCTGCGGAAGTGAAGAGGTTGTTTGAGGAGTACAACAAGATG ATGTTCCTGCTGTCTAAACAGTTTGCCCAGTGGGATGAAACTCTTCGGAAGCTCGAAGGACCCAAACCTGGACAGAAAGTGGAGTAG
- the dctn3 gene encoding dynactin subunit 3 isoform X2, with the protein MEGRNNTEDLDGRLQILEKRVYGDRGCKPNKTVKCVDSLGKVNAALANTANKRERVKILHKKTEDLLKYLDPQFTDYIAVPDAMKLEFILAEEDFLRTQASMLEQVHTLQPYLDSNHIKSVPELTTKLQRLSQLHIKQQDQNEELSAEVKRLFEEYNKMMFLLSKQFAQWDETLRKLEGPKPGQKVE; encoded by the exons ATGGAGGGCAGGAATAATACTGAAGATCTTGATGGACGCCTGCAAATACTCGAGAAACGTGTTTACGGTGACAGAGGATGTAAACCGAACAAGACAGTCAAG TGTGTAGATTCACTTGGCAAAGTCAATGCTGCTCTCGCAAACACGGCCAACAAGAGGGAGCGTGTCAAGATTCTTCACAAAAAAA CTGAAGATCTACTGAAGTATTTGGATCCTCAGTTCACTGATTACATAGCTGTACCAGATGCCATGAAGTTGGAATTCATTCTTGCAG AGGAGGATTTCTTGCGTACTCAAGCATCCATGCTTGAGCAGGTCCACACTCTGCAGCCTTATCTGGACAGCAACCACATCAAAT CTGTTCCAGAACTCACCACAAAACTACAGCGTCTTTCACAGCTCCATATTAAACAACAG GACCAGAATGAAGAACTATCTGCGGAAGTGAAGAGGTTGTTTGAGGAGTACAACAAGATG ATGTTCCTGCTGTCTAAACAGTTTGCCCAGTGGGATGAAACTCTTCGGAAGCTCGAAGGACCCAAACCTGGACAGAAAGTGGAGTAG
- the ttk gene encoding dual specificity protein kinase Ttk isoform X2, which yields MEEEEHTDRKLQIAMLCQRLQKIKRNINDDDTDNINKIIGSNSPASCLTYLANLEKKGDPHTDHVLLHKLMDCYTQVFSNMPLGKYCQNQSYARMLVRFAELKAIQDVSEAQDNFNVAISHCQDFAFVHIAYAQFELTQGNVKKSMWILQRAFELDAKPTELLQAAVQNLKSGRGQLISHEDTSTVGNGQESLRAVSDLYKDNMQSDEHGESPLASIISSGTDQRNSSVDNQIPFWRSSAQRKKLTGFMPGRVPMVPLSIPEDDSNDMGHINKSEVPHPSGNLSRQTSSSRVNPMLSFSQSKKNSWDGELNLKPPMISPEARPWEDVGPVDSTTTLLHRPEKKEIAQIEDTTESINRVIDSNSPESCWTYLSGLERAGDPRSDSALLARLLDCYSRVFAKLPLSKHSKNESYARLLVRFAELKGIEDPDDAQDNFIIARSNSRGFAFVHVAHAQFELSQGNMRKSTLILQKALGLKAKPIEMLEMAMKNLKAGNTVLLSAEDKENIAEPPAPSLLASQKDGHDKKEESLPQLPSSQAPQKPLMKEPSSEWRVPARINKYVSPEEKKYPTEPMRTPRLLDSLPMPPAQIPSRLNPAISCQTPNCKDLPPNSFVTPVMKQRPLVVPPTIQSVSQSQARLPETPQNQVSHVQQTPQGTVFSNESITIKGQQFFILKMIGRGGSSKVYQVLDKKKQLYAIKFVNLEEADAQTVESYKNEIEHLNHLQQYSDQIIKLYDYEITNNYIYMLMECGNLDLNTWLRKRKVIDPLERKFYWRNMLEAVQTIHKHGIVHSDLKPANFVIVNASLKLIDFGIANHIQPDMTSIVKDSQVGTLNYMPPEAIRDTSSKPGKQGTSKISPKGDVWSLGCILYCMTYGKTPFQSITNQFTKLHAIIDPNHEIDFPDIAEKDLLNVLKRCLVRSPKERISIAQLLEHSYLQLRPQQAPEPEKPCSDDLKRILNELAALQSPNSIARAASNLAKMCNSGKKLDVAECVKTSSQPSWKI from the exons atggaggaggaggagcacacagacagaaagctGCAGATTGCCATGTTGTGCCAAAGGCTGCAAAAAATCAAAAGGAACATCAATGATG ATGACACAGACAATATCAACAAAATCATAGGTTCAAACTCTCCAGCCTCGTGCCTTACCTACCTAGCAAACCTAGAGAAGAAGGGAGACCCGCACACTGATCATGTTCTTCTTCACAAACTGATGGATTGTTACACTCAAGTGTTCTCCAACATGCCACTTGGAAAATACTGCCAAAACCAGAGTTATGCACGGATGCTTGTCAGATTTGCAGAGCTGAAGGC AATTCAAGATGTCAGTGAGGCTCAGGATAACTTCAATGTTGCAATATCCCATTGCCAGGATTTTGCATTTGTCCACATTGCGTATGCTCAGTTTGAACTGACTCAAG GCAATGTAAAGAAAAGCATGTGGATTCTTCAGAGAGCTTTTGAACTAGATGCCAAACCAACAGAACTTCTGCAAGCTGCAGTTCAGAACCTAAAATCTGGCAGAGGTCAACTGATTTCCCACGAGGACA catCAACAGTTGGAAATGGGCAGGAATCTTTAAGAGCTGTCTCGGACTTATACAAAGACAATATGCAGTCAGATGAACATGGAGAATCACCACTTGCAAGCATTATTTCCTCAGG GACTGACCAGAGAAACAGCTCTGTTGACAACCAGATACCCTTTTGGAGGTCTAGTGCACAACGCAAGAAGTTAACTGGCTTTATG CCTGGAAGAGTTCCCATggttcctctctctatcccagaGGATGATAGTAATGATATGGGACACATAAATAAGAGTGAGGTGCCTCATCCCAGTGGAAATTTATCCAG GCAAACGTCTAGTTCTCGGGTAAACCCTATGTTGTCATTCTCACAAAGCAAGAAGAACAGCTGGGATGGAGAACTCAACCTGAAG CCTCCAATGATTAGCCCAGAGGCTCGTCCGTGGGAGGATGTTGGTCCTGTGGACTCCACAACCACACTGTTACATCGCccagaaaagaaagagatcGCCCAAATAGAAG ATACCACTGAGAGCATCAACCGGGTCATCGACTCAAACTCGCCTGAGTCATGTTGGACGTACCTGTCAGGCCTGGAGAGGGCTGGGGACCCACGGTCCGATTCGGCCCTGCTGGCGCGGCTACTGGACTGTTACTCTAGAGTGTTTGCCAAACTTCCCCTGAGCAAGCACAGCAAAAATGAGAGCTACGCCAGGTTGCTGGTCAGATTTGCAGAGCTGAAGGG GATTGAGGACCCAGATGATGCTCAGGACAACTTCATCATTGCCAGGTCCAACAGCAGAGGCTTTGCCTTTGTCCATGTTGCACATGCTCAGTTTGAGCTCTCACAAG GCAATATGAGGAAAAGCACTTTAATACTACAGAAAGCTCTTGGGTTGAAAGCCAAACCTATTGAAATGCTGGAGATGGCGATGAAAAATTTAAAAGCTGGGAACACAGTGCTTCTCTCCGCTGAGGATAAGGAGAACATTGCAG AGCCACCAGCCCCGAGCTTGCTTGCCTCTCAGAAAGATGGACATGACAAGAAGGAAGAAAGTCTCCCACAGCTGCCGTCCAGCCAGGCACCCCAGAAGCCTCTGATGAAGGAGCCTTCCTCAGAGTGGAGGGTTCCCGCTCGAATTAACAAATACGTTTCTCCTGAG GAGAAGAAGTACCCCACAGAGCCCATGCGTACCCCAAGGCTGCTGGACTCTCTACCCATGCCCCCTGCCCAGATCCCCTCCCGACTCAACCCGGCCATCTCCTGCCAGACGCCCAACTGCAAAGACCTGCCCCCAAACAG CTTTGTGACGCCGGTCATGAAACAGAGACCGCTGGTTGTGCCTCCCACAATACAGAGCGTCAGCCAGAGCCAGGCCCGCCTTCCTGAGACCCCTCAGAACCAGGTCTCACATGTCCAGCAGACACCACAG GGAACGGTCTTCTCAAATGAGTCCATCACAATCAAAGGCCAGCAGTTCTtcattttgaaaatgattgGTCGTGGAGGATCTAGCAAG GTGTATCAAGTGTTGGATAAGAAAAAGCAGCTTTACGCCATTAAGTTTGTGAACCTGGAGGAGGCAGACGCTCAGACAGTGGAGAGCTACAAGAACGAGATTGAGCACCTCAACCACCTTCAGCAGTACAGCGACCAGATCATTAAGCTGTATGacta TGAGATCACAAACAACTACATCTATATGCTGATGGAGTGCGGGAACCTTGACCTCAACACCTGGCTGCGCAAGCGCAAGGTCATTGACCCCCTGGAGAGGAAGTTCTACTGGAGGAACATGCTGGAAGCCGTCCAGACCATCCACAAACATG GAATCGTCCACAGTGATCTGAAGCCAGCTAACTTTGTAATTGTGAATGCTTCGTTGAAACTAATTGACTTTGGCATCGCCAATCACATTCAGCCAGACATGACAAGCATCGTGAAAGACTCACAG GTAGGGACTTTGAATTACATGCCGCCAGAGGCCATTAGAGACACTTCATCCAAGCCTGGGAAGCAGGGAACTTCAAAG ATTAGTCCTAAAGGTGATGTGTGGTCACTGGGATGCATCCTGTATTGCATGACCTATGGGAAGACACCATTCCAGAGCATCACTAACCAGTTCACAAAGTTACACGCCATCATTGATCCCAACCATGAGATTGATTTCCCTGACATTGCAGAGAAGGATCTGTTGAATGTCCTTAAG AGGTGTTTGGTGCGTAGTCCAAAGGAACGGATCTCGATTGCACAGCTGTTGGAGCACTCCTACCTACAGCTTCGGCCACAGCAAGCTCCTGAACCTG AGAAGCCTTGCAGTGATGACCTGAAGAGAATCCTCAATGAGCTGGCTGCCTTACAGTCCCCTAACAGCATTGCAAGGGCTGCAAGT AACTTGGCAAAAATGTGCAACAGTGGGAAGAAATTGGATGTTGCAGAGTGTGTCAAAACATCTAGCCAGCCCTCTTGGAAAATATGA
- the elovl4a gene encoding elongation of very long chain fatty acids protein 4a has protein sequence MEILTHLINDTMEFYKWGLTIADKRVEKWPLMDSPLPTLAISSSYLLFLWLGPKYMKNREPFQLRKTLIVYNFSMVFFNFFIFKELFLAARAANYSYICQPVDYSEDPNEVRVAAALWWYFISKGVEYLDTVFFILRKKFNQISFLHVYHHCTMFTLWWIGIKWVAGGQSFFGAHMNAAIHVLMYLYYGLAACGPKVQKYLWWKKYLTIIQMIQFHVTIGHTALSLYIDCQFPHWMHWALIGYAITFIILFGNFYYQTYRRQPRREAPAKVGKSVSNGVPNGAVPMSNGVAGKLEDKPVENGRRKRKGRAKRD, from the exons ATGGAAATCCTCACTCATCTCATCAATGACACTATGGAGTTCTACAAATGGGGCCTGACCATTGCAG ACAAGCGTGTGGAGAAATGGCCCTTGATGGACTCTCCGCTCCCAACGCTGGCCATCAGCTCATCTTATCTGCTCTTCCTGTGGCTGGGGCCCAAGTACATGAAGAACCGAGAGCCTTTTCAACTTCGAAAGACACTCATTGTGTACAACTTCAGCATGGTCTTCTTcaattttttcatttttaaagag CTCTTCCTTGCTGCACGGGCAGCAAACTACAGTTACATCTGCCAGCCAGTGGACTACTCAGAAGACCCTAATGAAGTGCGG GTGGCGGCAGCGTTGTGGTGGTATTTCATTTCAAAGGGAGTGGAGTACCTTGACACAGTCTTTTTCATCCTGCGGAAGAAGTTCAACCAGATCAGCTTCCTGCATGTGTACCACCACTGCACCATGTTCACGCTTTGGTGGATCGGAATCAAATGGGTGGCCGGAGGACAAT CTTTCTTTGGTGCCCATATGAATGCTGCTATCCACGTTCTCATGTACCTCTACTATGGGCTTGCAGCCTGTGGACCAAAGGTGCAGAAATACCTCTGGTGGAAGAAGTACTTAACCATCATCCAGATG ATCCAGTTCCATGTCACCATCGGCCACACCGCTCTGTCCCTGTACATCGACTGCCAGTTCCCACATTGGATGCActgggctctgattggctacgCCATCACCTTCATCATCCTCTTCGGGAACTTCTACTACCAGACCTACCGCCGCCAGCCACGGCGCGAGGCCCCCGCCAAAGTGGGCAAGTCCGTCTCCAACGGCGTTCCCAACGGTGCCGTCCCGATGAGCAACGGAGTGGCTGGGAAACTGGAGGACAAGCCAGTAGAGAATGGCAGACGGAAGAGGAAGGGCAGGGCGAAGCGCGACTAA